The following is a genomic window from Procambarus clarkii isolate CNS0578487 chromosome 75, FALCON_Pclarkii_2.0, whole genome shotgun sequence.
gcggctaagtctctagttatgactactgcgccttttgacccctcaacGCCTGGGAGTGAACCTGGGGGTTCTCGACGCCGTTCATGCCCCGGCTGCACTCGctagattccttcccgtactgacgcgtatcaggccttgtttggtcccgcttcatgggccaaatactttgatcgccTCCCTCTtgcttctgcgcctcctgacgatttctccctccatcggcatcttgtagcttCTGTGGATGAGTCTGTTACCATCAACCcctctcgtctcggtacacgtgtcgttgctgctccttctcaggatgcagcaacCTGCTTGGATgccttgtcttgccttggcgagatccctgttcgggtctcaaagaacgttcggatgaatgccagtgtCTGCACTATTCtcgtcccgccccatgttgcaagcgGTGTTCAGAATCTGcaagattgccacgatgatattcggcatatccttgatgcccagggccattctgtcctccaggtttactcgtcccctcgttgtcgtcgccgtcaaccccttcgtgttgtgaagatcacctttgatggtaggacccttccatcctcggtcattcttgctggtgctaggtgctctgtccaggagtatattccttctcctcgactttgtaacaagtgctggaggtttgggcatggtgccctccgctgctctgggactgtctgtcctttgtgtggggccgaaggtcactctaactcggagtgcacttctccccaagctcgctgcctcaattgcggcgaggcccatcctaccttctcctgtgcctgtatccattacacgcttgaggcggccgtcctcaacttgaagcaccgggagtgattatcttttcctgaggcgaggcgccaggttcgccggctcccgccttattctAACGTcaattatgctcgcgtgttgcgctattcctctcctcgtccttccctccttcctcactcgcaaccgtttccgggccttgggccctgatacgcccactgtccCCTCCTGTTCCTTTGCGTTGTGTCCCGAAGggaccccctcctggtcctcagtctggggttccccttctttctatccggtctgtcatgtctcctgtgtcttcttcctcatttccctccgatcctccttcccatcctcttcctccatctatcggctctctctgtcggtgcaggcggatgtccatcgctctcctaacgaccGTCGTGTGCGCTCTCGTTCCGCTtcacctgttgagacactggaaaccgttgcccggtacgtagttgctgggacacaggTCTCTAAGTCggcataagcctggctcctctccttcctcctccccggtgggtaagaaggcttcgctttcttcctcagcccctacttctgcctccatcgctccttccccctcccatttcagtgattgcgccccctgttcctgttatggaggtttctttggcccctgctgccctttcggttgctgctcttgctgaggtgcgctcccctctttctactcccccctcttcctgctgctgtccttgactgctcctctccgttgtctcttcCTCCTCAGGACcccacccgcccacctctggtctgttcccccgcttccttccctccgtctttgcttagtttacccatgccccctaaccctgactttgctgaccctgatattctttaacgtgctgtgttgctctttcgcctttgtttcttccctgttctctgtttttgtcctttctcctctcgtcgatgtctattcttcaatggaacgttcgaggttattacgctaatttcctcgaactccaacttctgatttcgcggttttcgcccctttgtgtctgtctccaggagccgatgcttggtgctcgtcctggtcgttttcgtggctattcctttctcccccccccctctccagccgttgctggggctcctaattcttctgctctcttgattcgcgcttatgttccctttgttcctttactttttcctttgcctttccattgttctgctgctcgtatctttgtggggaaatggtacacagtttgttccattcatctccccccgagtgtctcgctttctcttcctgatttgaaacgccTCTTGGCCTCCttacctgtgctcctgctgggggaCTTAAATTgtagtcattctctttggggtgacgttctgacgaatacccggggtcgccttcttgagccgtttatcccctcttcttccctgtctcctctgaattctggtgagcccactcatttggactctaggactcgcaccctttcctgtcttgatctttttctctgctcttctctttacttagatttcacgtggctggttcttgatgacctccatggcagtaatcatttccccatccttgtttcctttttctcgtttcgcccttccctctcatttcttaggtggcagtttgctaaagcggactggaacctctttaccctcagtgctgctctctctgacctctcccttctgcctctccctcgtactctcctcctttttcatgagtcttcaacgctgccctccgctctatttctcgctcttcctctcggggtccgcggaagtgcgttccctagtggaatgcggattgtgctcgggctgtcagctgtaagcgtgcagcctggaagaggcaccgccgtcggcagacggccgattcttttcttttctttcggaaagcgagtgcagtggcccgtagggccatccgtatggctaaacgtgaatgttgggcatcttatgtctcaacaattacgtccaaaacttctatgccccagatctggaagcgtatccgcaagatagcgggtaagttcgttcccgatgtttcaccggtccttcacctccatgatgctcttgtggcggacccgttgcaggtcgcttctgaactgggttcccacttttcttctgttagctctggtctccaTCTTCcctaatctttccttcttcgtaaacctgcccTTGAgtttcgtcctttagatttctgcactcgtcttcagcttccctataatgatcccttctctctctctctgaacttcgttctgccctggccctctgcggttctacggcggcgggctccgatggtattcattgagatgcttcgtcatctctctccgtgcacgtctcagtatttaccgagtctgtataatcggatctgggagtcgtcgtcagtccctgaggactggctcgatgccgttgtcctccctgttcgcaaaccggggtctctgggtacttccgctAAGGACTtaagccctattgccctcacaagttgtctgcaaactctttgaacgtatggttaacgttcgtctgatgtggttcctggaacaccatcacctcctctccccttctcaatttggtttccgcaagtgccgcagtacgacagatgtcctggtgaacttggaggtctacattcgtactgcttttgtctGCGAAGACCTTCGTTGTTGCTGTcctctttgacctggaaaaggcttacgacactacttggagatatcatatcctatctcaacttcattcttttggccttcgtggtcatctccctctctttctccgcagcttcctctctcgtcgttcctttcgggtgcgtcttggtaccgctctctctgcctcttttcagcaatataaaggtgtgccccagggtagtgttctgagcactactctttttctggttgccctcaatggtcttctttcctctcttccttcaggtatcTTCTCCgctctgtcgatgatcttaccatttgctgtcagggtgatgattcgcctctccttcagcgccggcttcaacttgcaattgatgccgtgtcgtcttgggccaccgatcatggcttcaaattctctccttctaagacttgtgccatgacttttacgcggaaacgggttgtttttcgtccctctttgtaactttatggtcatccccttgagtacaaagattccgggaagcttttggggttattccttgacactcgtttgtcttggtctccccatatctcttacctccgtgttgagtgctctaaggcccttaccctccttcgggtcttgtcccatacttcttggggggcagataggcgcgtactccttgctttacattcctctctcgtcctgtctaagctcgattatggttgccctgcttactcgtctgcttctccttgtactcttcgccgtcttgatgctttgcaccatactgggttgtgcctcaggtgtggtgcctttcgttcgactcccgtccttagcttgtatgttgacactggcttcctgtctctccaggaccgccgtgatcgctactgtctccgctatcttgcgcggtccttacaacatccttcctctcgcctgtgtcgtgctttaacttttacccctcctgcggttcctgttcctcttcaccacctcctctttctgtccggttatctcgcctacagaactctttccgttcgtatttctaatgtttctcctcgtgttgttgttcctttgcccccgtggagagtccctcttccgcggttttgtacatccttgacccgtatcactaaagcttttacccctcctactgttctaaaacgccttttccttaagcacttttcttctcactcccgctccatttctgtcttcaccgatgggtctaagtctgcggacggtgttggctactgttgtttttcctgatcgcacttatgtgtcgcttacctccggagactagcatctttacagcggagctttatgctattctctatgctcttcgtctcctgctttctcgttgtcagtcttcctttgtagttgttgttgactctcgtagtgccctcatggctctcgggtcctttaatccggttcatccagtagttgtcgagatccagcattggctgttccttgttcacagtaaatttaagtcggttgagttttgttgggttcccagccatattggtgtgtgtttaaatgagcgtgcggatgctgctgccaaggaagctgtccgctcttgtcccgctgttgtctgttactggtaacaaactacgtactcttaaatgttgtgtttcctcgtagccgtcttcctaccaccgtaaccggcgatgggaaacagcggcgatgggaaacagctctggcgaggttgtgtattggccataatcacttaacccatggtcacttggagcgccgccctgctccttactgtcctagttgcattgtccctctgacggtcgtgcatgtccttcttgaatgtcctgaattccaggacgagcgtgtgtcttgctttctgaccgcccctcgcggtcacctgtccctcaatagaattcttggtgactcggatacttttgatatcgttcgccatatgcgtttttgttctcgtattggcatccttggtgatatttagcgccctctgattattctgcacatttgatagtgctacatagcctttccggtttggtgccttcttttgataattacttgcttacaccagcccagatgagtcatcagtcctgccacctctccataccccccagggcctggcacggcttgGTACGACTCACAGGCAAGGTGGGTGCCTCTGCTAACCGGTAGTTTGCCCCCACAAActagcagttagccgccttcaactggcagtggtgcagctcaacacaaaggcaccgttAGCTATAACGAGCAGTTTgttagttgaccagatgtccaccttgtggtgacactggaggagtcatcaccgccggactatataaagggcgccgcctccctggagagctacgggctcgccatagcctgtgctgcttggaactttttgttccaggtagtgaatcttaaacaacaacaacaaccctggagagccagtctctcccttagtgctctaggatcacctacgtgtctctcacccgtcgtccgccttcagccaacgtcgtgtgattgatgccatggtggtatggtagctgtcttcagtaaACCAGTATATCTTTATGCTTTTCTTCATTGCTTATACTGTAGTATATTGTTACATTTAAGATCATACTTGTTCACTTTTGCATTACATGAGAGCCAAGTATTTTCAGGGGcatttatgttcattaatatttcagtaaattgtttaattatttatttgatttttatttgtttccacctgcgacttACACACTGCAGGGCCAATAGCAGTATTTTTGTTTATTGTGTGcaggagagccataccatcttggttcagtatagctgcgataccacaacccgtcacaatagcaatatgagaacaaaagcgcataaggcAAACAACATCAATAGcatctgattcaccaaggatactatcgagggacaggtgactgtgagggacagtcgggaagcaagacgcatgcacatcctagaagtcaggacattcaacaaggatatgcacgacagtaagagggacaatgtaaTTGGGACAATAAGGAATAAAGCGGCGCTCCTTATTGTCATAAGTCCcggtgagttaagcgtgtatggccaatacgtaacctcgccagagctattTTCCACCGCGGGTTACAGAGGTAGGAGGAAGGCTATGGGGGGAACACTACACTTAAAATCACACAGGTTGttactgttacgtactcctagcagaatacgtatataaatttaaaataaatattattttattttatcattgcatgtatatgtacacacattgtgttttgggtaaattgtcgtgtggtttggcagcgtcagtggacaggagagcggttgtctctgcacacgtctattacttgattgatacgggaaagctggacctgttcagtttgagagttccagatgtcactttattttagttagaaattgtttcatatactgtaattaaacaggtgtcattatacttatatattttgtaagcaactattatatgtaacttgcagtcttatgtgttttgagaacaagtggttgttcaattagtttataatattaaaaagtccttagtttccatccctcatcctgggatgaggcagacgggaggtgagaatgtgggtggcgacagagcgagagttcagtagctgatactggaccaggaggagtaacaagtgggagataagtctgttattattcatttgttgccataattactattatatatattgtgacatgaCTATACAATCATattctataagttaactttaccatctgtgtttttatattatactgttttgaatatatagctatcatattgtgtatctattcttcagtcctaaacgaagattgttaattatgtgctcattacctattaaggggttatactggtgattcgctattgagaacagcagttgtgtcgtatccctagatgtaattaaagtttggctgctgtagagtcacgagccgtaacgtacgataggtaacaaagagttatgggggcctgtgccgggaaatattgtcccatttttaacttaactatgctaatctaaccttgccttcctaggtaccagtgtgtcaagtgtctctgtgtgtttcttaagaactattccatgtgccaagcaagccttcctgtgtgtcaagtaacaacgtttcacgattttgaggtaagtcatcctatatattttgtttgtgcagtgaggccaagcgaattttcagtgtggtgacaattttacagtgaagtgtagtgcagtgccattgttttaattattgttgtgaattaagtgccaagtgttagtaacgatggaggagaaagttgcagcgttggtggctcacccagactttgaagggattcagaaccttaaaaagactgagttaatacaaatggcaaatcagttggatttgaccgccagcaatagaatggttaaagcccaaatattgaaagtcattgtgacgcattttgttgagaatggggagttagatgaagaaattctagaggagttaagagaggagtcgagtgatcagatgacgttaaagcgtcttgagttagaagctcgccaattagagcttgaagctcaaaaagaacagaaaatattagaggctgaagctcagcaaagggagctggagactaggcgtttagaaattgcggcacaaaaccagagaggtttaattgagttgcaacttgaagccacaaagaagcaacaattagagattcaacaacaaatggctgacactaacttcaggcttgaatcacagcgtatggcagctgggcatggaaatactagtaatgtttcaacaaatagtgataataatcccatcaggatgaataagtatatagagttgcccaagttcaatgaggaagatcctgaggttttctttgcacatttttataaaattgccatcagtatgaactggccaagggatcagtgggtagccattatgcagtctcaatttaaggggcgtagtcaggaggttttcacatccctacctgactctcatagttttgattatgattttgtaaagaaaagcatcttaaatgcttatcaactaaatccagaggcacacaggcaaaggttcagaaatctaaggaggacaagtgatcaaacaatagcagattttactcgtcagaagacgaaattttgtaacagatggttaaagtcacttccagtcactgattttgatgctttaaagaatcttcttataatggaagaagtattgtcatgtctcccagaccagttgtctacttttatggcagaacaaaagaatgtaacagacattgatgagctgtcaaagctcgcggatgagcatgagttgctgactaaggccccgtttacggccacttcacctaagtctagtcgtagagtaaatttcaatgctcaccgaactccttatcagtataagtctcctcctggtgcgacagttactcccgtgaacttttctcttactaaccctaagatggttactccattgccaggatcatctaagcctagtaatgctaattctaaacctacagttggttctaccagtgtgtccactgtaaggtcctgttcccattgtaagagaaaaggccatggaattcattcatgttttatattgcaccctgagttacgaccaactggtctcatttattgcagaggtgtgcaaaataaacttactaataaccatgtaactgtaaaccccaattgggtgaaacagtattcaccatatctgtcttcaggtgaagtcttgtgtattaatggaaagtggaagccagtggttattcttcgtgatacaggtgcttcccaaaccataatttcatccagtattctttctgatgttgaaaagagagagacaggaaagtttgttgttcttcagagtgttgcaggatgtaaaactgtacctctaatagacattaatttcagatccaccattacaccacgtttatgcactgtgcgtgttagtacacagttgcccatcccaggtgtggatgttatattgggtaatgatgtggccataaatcatgttgtgggtgagaatgatccccgtttgtgtaaacagccagttgcagaccatgtttattctgcctgtgctgaagttagttctatgaatgaacctgttgtagaagatggttttgtcccttctacctgtgctgatgtcagtactcttataaatccagttgtcagttctgatgttgttactcaagcatttgttccagtaaccagtaccccttcagtggagaagtgggatgtggttgttccagattcctgtgtggccgatttagttgttgagagtaagcctgatactatgactctgctttattccaataaattgggaaaggatgtccatgtaccattgtcttgcccgctcactacgaacgttgtgccaggagttgagagaaacttaaaagccacgactctgtattccagccaagtgaatggtttaggacaagatgtcgggttggcagaagtattcccgctcactccaagtttagaatcagttgtcgagagtaagtccgttgtcgaggccccgcctcaccctagtcaaggtgatataataggggaggaggtcaaactacctgttacttgcccgctcgcttcagattcccttcatttatgtgctttgagtagaactgaccctaagatttcagagagaagcaaggagacagtctgtactgtagatccagttttggagagtgtgggaaagcagccagaggatcagcttctgttgagtagatggagacccattgagcctccctcttcagttgtctgtgaggatgtgacccagcttggtagtgatattgttgattgtgagcagacagtactccaagcagctccagaagtcatgggaggaaattttggtaaaatcattaagagtggtaaagcagcatttggatctaagttgcggagttgtgattcttattctatgtggaggaagtatttctcattgtgtacattgagtcagagtgtgtgtaggatgttgaaatctacttttattctgcaggagccattttcttgtgaagtaatggactgtgggacatctttgtcaagccttgtggttgagcagagagagtttactcaagtaggttgtgcatccagttctgaggaagtggtgagttatgctagagcagtgtctctatattcagatccagttaattttgatgcacgagtgataaaagtgtatgttccactcaagtgtggtgttgattttcagaatcatattgtgggtgaaggattaaatcatactggggagcagatgtttgaggctccaggtgtgcaattcaagttggaggataaggttatcctacctagtgttaatcattgtgaagggtttcagattgtcctaggGCGTgttccaggtaatctgctgttcatcttcaagatgttaagacccttaaacctcttggttgattggttgtcatcagacgtaaatcacttgggaagtgatggtgagggttgtaaagttttcggcatgttttatttagtctcttggaagactagacggttgatgaatgtgtgtgttgtgttcaagttcaccatcagagggtgtgaacttgtcttgagagttatgattgagatatggtgcctaggcatatgcctgttttctttcactgatcgttatgacagagttatgaggcaattgatttctgtgttccttatggatcatctgagtcagttcgatcaggtagtctttgcacttatcttgggttgtatttcttggttggaaggtcaaaggtttgataagtcggtgtcttgtgtttcggaaggttctatgaatgggaaagtcttatgcataattgtgaggtttaatgctactttctctaattttagtatccattgggcgagagtatgtgttccacagaggatcaagagtgatgagcagatgtctgtgtcagagcatacccaggagaagtcccaactcaactcaacatacagcctgcttcaattaagcagttcagctccagaaaaagggagtaatggaaaatcgaggctgtcttgggaaaattcaccatgtgaaaaaggaatcacatggaaaaatgaaactgatcttgaagaaatagtagaaacatatgaaaagcaaaattgccatgattactgtgtgaaagcagctacctatattgacaattctattcatgctactaatgatactgttgtagataggagtgtgaaatatgatctaaaacaaagtgaaataaatgagatagtaccttggagagataaatttgcatactccagtgacacatatgtagaacatagtcataagactgaaatttctgagtttcctgtaaaactatatttggagtgttttcatatttgtccagaaatgtgttcttattacttatacatgtttggtgtaattaataccataaatctcaagtgtcatacattttactttgaaaaaatgccattgatcttcaatctattgcattttttttcttggaggtggaagtgttacgtactcctagcagaatacgtatataaatttaaaataaatattattttattttatcattgcatgtatatgtacacacattgtgttttgggtaaattgtcgtgtggtttggcagcgtcagtggacaggagagcggttgtctctgcacacgtctattacttgattgatacgggaaagctggacctgttcagtttgagagttccagatgtcactttattttagttagaaattgtttcatatactgtaattaaacaggtgtcattatacttatatattttgtaagcaactattatatgtaacttgcagtcttatgtgttttgagaacaagtggttgttcaattagtttataatattaaaaagtccttagtttccatccctcatcctgggatgaggcagacgggaggtgagaatgtgggtggcgacagagcgagagttcagtagctgatactggaccaggaggagtaacaagtgggagataagtctgttattattcatttgttgccataattactattatatatattgtgacatgaCTATACAATCATattctataagttaactttaccatctgtgtttttatattatactgttttgaatatatagctatcatattgtgtatctattcttcagtcctaaacgaagattgttaattatgtgctcattacctattaaggggttatactggtgattcgctattgagaacagcagttgtgtcgtatccctagatgtaattaaagtttggctgctgtagagtcacgagccgtaacgtacgataggtaacagttaccagcaacagaagaccaacgactctgtcaacgggcaaggatggaggaatgaataactgggtagaagtcgaaatatggaatacctttacgggagatgggacaagtgcggatagcttccttagcggcagcgtccACACGCTCATTTTAGGACaccccaatatggctgggaacccagcaaaactcgactgtcttaaatctgctggagataagaaacatccAATATTGAATTTCGATGACCACAGGATTTACAGGATTAattgactccagagccatgagggcgcgGCGAAAGTCAACTACAACCAAAAAAGGCAGAAAAACGGCGAGAAACCAATTAACGAAGAGCAAAAAAATTGCATTAAGCTCAGCCGTGaaaatgctagtctccggaggcaggcgacacataaaGGTGTGGTCAAGAAGCACAACGGAGTAGCCTTTaccttttttgagatatatacaagaattgttacattcttgtacagccactagtacacgtagcgtttcgagcAAGTCCTTGGAATACAACccatgccgcgaagaatcgtttttacagccaagta
Proteins encoded in this region:
- the LOC138356911 gene encoding uncharacterized protein; this translates as MEEKVAALVAHPDFEGIQNLKKTELIQMANQLDLTASNRMVKAQILKVIVTHFVENGELDEEILEELREESSDQMTLKRLELEARQLELEAQKEQKILEAEAQQRELETRRLEIAAQNQRGLIELQLEATKKQQLEIQQQMADTNFRLESQRMAAGHGNTSNVSTNSDNNPIRMNKYIELPKFNEEDPEVFFAHFYKIAISMNWPRDQWVAIMQSQFKGRSQEVFTSLPDSHSFDYDFVKKSILNAYQLNPEAHRQRFRNLRRTSDQTIADFTRQKTKFCNRWLKSLPVTDFDALKNLLIMEEVLSCLPDQLSTFMAEQKNVTDIDELSKLADEHELLTKAPFTATSPKSSRRVNFNAHRTPYQYKSPPGATVTPVNFSLTNPKMVTPLPGSSKPSNANSKPTVGSTSVSTVRSCSHCKRKGHGIHSCFILHPELRPTGLIYCRGVQNKLTNNHVTVNPNWVKQYSPYLSSGEVLCINGKWKPVVILRDTGASQTIISSSILSDVEKRETGKFVVLQSVAGCKTVPLIDINFRSTITPRLCTVRVSTQLPIPGVDVILGNDVAINHVVGENDPRLCKQPVADHVYSACAEVSSMNEPVVEDGFVPSTCADVSTLINPVVSSDVVTQAFVPVTSTPSVEKWDVVVPDSCVADLVVESKPDTMTLLYSNKLGKDVHVPLSCPLTTNVVPGVERNLKATTLYSSQVNGLGQDVGLAEVFPLTPSLESVVESKSVVEAPPHPSQGDIIGEEVKLPVTCPLASDSLHLCALSRTDPKISERSKETVCTVDPVLESVGKQPEDQLLLSRWRPIEPPSSVVCEDVTQLGSDIVDCEQTVLQAAPEVMGGNFGKIIKSGKAAFGSKLRSCDSYSMWRKYFSLCTLSQSVCRMLKSTFILQEPFSCEVMDCGTSLSSLVVEQREFTQVGCASSSEEVVSYARAVSLYSDPVNFDARVIKVYVPLKCGVDFQNHIVGEGLNHTGEQMFEAPGVQFKLEDKVILPSVNHCEGFQIVLGRVPGNLLFIFKMLRPLNLLVDWLSSDVNHLGSDGEGCKVFGMFYLVSWKTRRLMNVCVVFKFTIRGCELVLRVMIEIWCLGICLFSFTDRYDRVMRQLISVFLMDHLSQFDQVVFALILGCISWLEGQRFDKSVSCVSEGSMNGKVLCIIVRFNATFSNFSIHWARVCVPQRIKSDEQMSVSEHTQEKSQLNSTYSLLQLSSSAPEKGSNGKSRLSWENSPCEKGITWKNETDLEEIVETYEKQNCHDYCVKAATYIDNSIHATNDTVVDRSVKYDLKQSEINEIVPWRDKFAYSSDTYVEHSHKTEISEFPVKLYLECFHICPEMCSYYLYMFGVINTINLKCHTFYFEKMPLIFNLLHFFSWRWKCYVLLAEYVYKFKINIILFYHCMYMYTHCVLGKLSCGLAASVDRRAVVSAHVYYLIDTGKLDLFSLRVPDVTLF